Proteins found in one Carassius auratus strain Wakin chromosome 12, ASM336829v1, whole genome shotgun sequence genomic segment:
- the desi1b gene encoding desumoylating isopeptidase 1b isoform X1 gives MADGSSFNVKLYIYDMSKGLARQLSPMMLGKQVEGIWHTSIVVYGEEFFFGGGGIMSCFPGGTILGMSDSTVDLGNTEVPRDLFQEYLSSLRESTYRPEKYHLFEHNCNTFSAEVAQFLTGSKIPSYITDLPSEVLATPFGQALRPFLDSVTITPSGDNGMHGYGQW, from the exons ATGGCTGATGGAAGTTCTTTCAACGTGAAGTTGTACATTTATGACATGTCAAAAGGACTGGCCCGTCAGCTGAGTCCAATGATGTTAG GAAAGCAAGTTGAGGGAATATG GCACACATCTATAGTGGTTTACGGGGAAGAGTTTTTCTTTGGAGGAGGAGGCATTATGAGCTGCTTTCCG GGTGGTACTATTCTAGGTATGTCTGATTCCACAGTGGACCTTGGAAACACAGAAGTTCCCCGGGACCTTTTTCAGGAATATCTGTCTTCGCTCAGGGAGTCTACTTACAG acCTGAAAAATACCACCTCTTTGAACACAACTGTAACACCTTTAGCGCTGAGGTTGCACAGTTTTTAACAGGGTCTAAGATTCCCTCATACATCACTGACCTCCCATCTGAGGTGCTTGCTAC ACCTTTTGGACAAGCGCTCCGTCCTTTTCTCGATTCAGTCACCATCACTCCATCGGGGGATAATGGCATGCATGGATATGGCCAGTGGTAG
- the cbx7b gene encoding chromobox protein homolog 7 isoform X3, translated as METTQFYFPGHVEYLLKWKGWPPKYSTWEPEEHILDPRLVLAFEEKEQKERSVRWRKRGPKPKRLFMQRNIYAMDLRSAHKDTEKSSAHLPLSLDPRFQSTGACLYRQLTHHKKKKKASRETSEEEWDRREEEEDDDDDDEGVMEEEEEEEEEEDTRHGGTKTGSNTLNKRVRRGRWSPATGSEAMTISPLPEDWSPVMGPEEVIVTDITINSLTVTFREALVARGFFRSWEMEI; from the exons ATGGAGACTACGCAGTTTTATTTCCCG GGTCATGTCGAATATTTATTGAAGTGGAAGGGGTGGCCTCCGaa GTACAGCACATGGGAGCCAGAGGAGCACATTCTAGACCCTCGACTGGTTTTAGCGTTTGAGGAAAA AGAACAGAAAGAAAGGTCAGTGAGGTGGCGCAAAAGAGGCCCAAAACCGAAAAGACTCTTCATGCAG AGAAACATTTACGCGATGGATCTACGCAGCGCACACAAAGATACAGAGAAGTCTTCGGCACATCTGCCGCTCTCGCTTGACCCGAGGTTCCAGTCCACAGGGGCTTGTTTATATCGACAGTTAACCCAccacaagaaaaagaagaaagcttCCAGAGAGACTTCTGAGGAAGAATGGGatagaagagaagaagaagaagatgatgatgatgatgatgagggggtaatggaggaagaagaagaagaagaagaagaagaggacacAAGACATGGAGGAACTAAAACCGGCAGCAACACTTTAAACA AGCGTGTCAGGAGAGGTCGCTGGAGTCCAGCCACTGGGTCAGAGGCAATGACTATATCTCCTTTACCTGAAGACTGGAGTCCAGTTATGGGGCCAGAGGAGGTCATTGTGACAGATATCACCATCAACTCACTGACTGTGACTTTTAGAGAGGCCTTGGTAGCAAGGGGCTTCTTCAGGAGCTGGGAGATGGAGATCTGA
- the josd1 gene encoding josephin-1, with the protein MGSTPCSGKGRGVGGFQELGCMPWKVSKQKGEVVGGRGSELEDRLNAGTPPTLSQPPAIYHEKQHRELCALHALNNVFQDGAAFSRDALQDIYQRLSPSTLVTPHKKNMLGNGNYDVNVIMAALQTRGFEAVWWDKRRDVGSIALPNVTGFILNVPSNLRWGPLRLPLKRQHWIGVREVGGVYYNLDSKLRSPHAIGTADELRKFLRHQLRGKNCELLLVVPEEVEVHQTWRSDN; encoded by the exons ATGGGGAGTACTCCATGTTCTGGTAAGGGGAGGGGGGTCGGGGGGTTTCAGGAGCTGGGCTGTATGCCATGGAAGGTCAGCAAGCAGAAAGGAGAAGTTGTCGGTGGACGTGGGTCCGAGCTGGAGGATAGGCTGAATGCTGGAACGCCCCCCACCTTGTCACAACCTCCCGCCATTTATCACGAAAAGCAGCATCGGGAGCTGTGCGCTCTGCATGCCCTAAACAATGTCTTCCAGGACGGAGCGGCCTTCAGTCGGGATGCACTTCAGGACATCTACCAGAG GCTCTCCCCTAGCACTTTGGTAACGCCCCACAAGAAAAACATGCTGGGAAATGGCAACTATGATGTGAATGTCATCATGGCTGCATTGCAGACGCGTGGGTTTGAGGCTGTTTGGTGGGACAAGAGAAG GGATGTCGGCAGCATTGCACTGCCGAACGTCACTGGATTCATCTTGAATGTGCCATCCAATCTGCGTTGGGGGCCGTTACGACTGCCCCTCAAGCGCCAACACTGGATTGGAGTTCGAGAAGTGGGAGGAGTCTACTATAACTTGGACTCCAAACTGCGCAGTCCTCATGCTATCGGAACAGCTGATGAACTGAG GAAGTTTTTGCGTCACCAGCTTCGAGGGAAGAACTGTGAACTCCTATTGGTTGTGCCAGAGGAGGTGGAAGTCCACCAGACATGGAGGTCTGATAACTGA
- the desi1b gene encoding desumoylating isopeptidase 1b isoform X2, producing MTLGQQNLIYRGVQRHTSIVVYGEEFFFGGGGIMSCFPGGTILGMSDSTVDLGNTEVPRDLFQEYLSSLRESTYRPEKYHLFEHNCNTFSAEVAQFLTGSKIPSYITDLPSEVLATPFGQALRPFLDSVTITPSGDNGMHGYGQW from the exons ATG acTCTCGGGCAGCAGAATTTAATATACAGAGGAGTCCAAAG GCACACATCTATAGTGGTTTACGGGGAAGAGTTTTTCTTTGGAGGAGGAGGCATTATGAGCTGCTTTCCG GGTGGTACTATTCTAGGTATGTCTGATTCCACAGTGGACCTTGGAAACACAGAAGTTCCCCGGGACCTTTTTCAGGAATATCTGTCTTCGCTCAGGGAGTCTACTTACAG acCTGAAAAATACCACCTCTTTGAACACAACTGTAACACCTTTAGCGCTGAGGTTGCACAGTTTTTAACAGGGTCTAAGATTCCCTCATACATCACTGACCTCCCATCTGAGGTGCTTGCTAC ACCTTTTGGACAAGCGCTCCGTCCTTTTCTCGATTCAGTCACCATCACTCCATCGGGGGATAATGGCATGCATGGATATGGCCAGTGGTAG
- the LOC113111707 gene encoding uncharacterized protein LOC113111707 yields the protein MVDLFTTYEDLKITAPGMSRQAFVSMLECRTKLFGRSGKICGDTMQRAFLEWAYAKFEVDKLSQVQHFQCPACTPYMLAVAVDGNRKLYRFKSQPGPDGFFDGVFLANDADVSSFVDYIHETTGHNPGKGRCGAGQWTAARESANKSGNKLDEEGVEVAVCRHGVLLKGLNMFRGEIFAYPLYLQKQLASQTVQFFCSDVVCKYWPYLQKVVGHCPELEDLLNMRPFLSIMHAKAHSWMCELKWGGRNQEGAGTTIGEEVEQVNSFLSRAAICSKYMSKAVRTDMLTIQASGWNKRKAENLDRTLAKRYIKTVQRIAEATKDLEKLTTELSLQQDTVQQWVSDVQQWTSGATIQNDLQRTIEGLYLGIKQRKFQLYRQSGGNKRRHQLRRKIAVEKKALEVAINDHNATVGEVEKLPPPNELLAVDNYSWPWECHGDMERKKKVFDKVMLLARLKEEEFIVVREVKQHMEYMRSVAGLIEEFTFQLTEDTTGKCSTEGLMEKGREGLLCVLKRRLREVEAQLAKARTTYKCILGLQTLPLDDFSEEEDSENTSSTDEELGE from the exons ATGGTGGACTTGTTCACCACGTATGAGGATCTAAAAATCACTGCCCCAGGGATGTCCAGACAAGCTTTTGTCAGCATGCTCGAGTGTCGTACAAAACTCTTCGGGCGA AGTGGTAAGATTTGTGGGGACACAATGCAGAGGGCCTTCCTCGAATGGGCCTATGCCAAATTTGAGGTTGACAAGCTGTCTCAGGTCCAGCATTTTCAGTGCCCTGCATGCACACCATACATGTTGGCAGTTGCAGTGGATGGGAACCGCAAATTATATCGTTTCAAAAGCCAACCAGG ACCTGATGGGTTTTTTGATGGAGTCTTTTTGGCAAATGATGCTGATGTGTCCTCCTTTGTTGATTACATCCATGAAACAACTGGACAT AATCCAGGGAAAGGGAGATGTGGTGCGGGTCAGTGGACCGCAGCACGAGAGTCTGCCAACAAGTCTGGAAACAAACTAGACGAGGAAGGTGTTGAAGTTGCTGTCTGCCGTCATGGGGTTTTGCTCAAGGGACTGAATATGTTCCGTGGAGAAATATTTGCATACCCATTATATCTCCAGAAACAGCTAGCTTCACAGACCGTCCAGTTTTTTTGCTCTGATGTGGTCTGCAAATATTGGCCATATCTGCAGAAAGTTGTGGGCCACTGTCCAGAGTTGGAGGACTTGCTGAACATGCGCCCATTTCTCTCCATCATGCATGCAAAAGCGCATTCATGGATGTGTGAG TTAAAATGGGGGGGACGCAATCAAGAAGGAGCTGGAACAACAATCGGGGAGGAGGTTGAACAGGTTAACAGCTTCCTCTCTCGAGCAGCCATATGTTCCAAGTACATGTCAAAAGCCG TTCGCACAGACATGCTAACTATCCAGGCAAGTGGCTGGAACAAGCGAAAGGCAGAAAACCTTGACCGGACACTGGCCAAAAGATACATCAAG ACTGTACAAAGGATTGCAGAGGCAACAAAGGACCTGGAGAAACTCACAACTGAGTTATCTCTACAGCAAGACACAGTCCAGCAGTGGGTGTCTGATGTGCAGCAGTGGACCTCAG GAGCAACAATCCAAAATGACCTGCAGAGGACCATCGAGGGGCTATATTTGGGCATCAAACAGCGAAAATTTCAGCTGTATCGTCAGTCTG GTGGGAACAAGCGAAGGCATCAACTGAGAAGAAAGATTGCTGTTGAGAAGAAAGCCTTGGAAGTTGCCATCAATGACCACAATGCTACTGTGGGGGAAGTTGAAAAACTGCCTCCTCCCAATGAACTCCTGGCTGTGGACAACTACTCCTGGCCATGGGAAT GTCATGGTGATATGGagcgaaaaaaaaaagtttttgacaaGGTAATGCTGCTGGCTAGActaaaagaagaagaatttatTGTGGTTCGCGAAGTCAAGCAGCACATGGAGTACATGAGGAGTGTTGCTGGACTGATCGAAGAGTTTACCTTTCAGCTGACTGAAGACACCACTGGGAAAT GCAGTACAGAGGGCTTAATGGAGAAAGGACGTGAAGGACTACTCTGTGTGCTGAAGAGAAGATTGCGTGAAGTTGAAGCACAACTGGCTAAAGCACGCACAACATACAAATGTATTCTTGGACTGCAAACATTGCCCTTAGATGACTTTTCTGAAGAGGAAGACTCAGAGAATACTTCCTCAACTGATGAGGAACTGGGAGAGTAG
- the cbx7b gene encoding chromobox protein homolog 7 isoform X1 translates to MLYYEILSLRHRTRTRQKQNMQKKCGHVEYLLKWKGWPPKYSTWEPEEHILDPRLVLAFEEKEQKERSVRWRKRGPKPKRLFMQRNIYAMDLRSAHKDTEKSSAHLPLSLDPRFQSTGACLYRQLTHHKKKKKASRETSEEEWDRREEEEDDDDDDEGVMEEEEEEEEEEDTRHGGTKTGSNTLNKRVRRGRWSPATGSEAMTISPLPEDWSPVMGPEEVIVTDITINSLTVTFREALVARGFFRSWEMEI, encoded by the exons ATGCTTTATTACGAAATCTTGTCATTACGTCATCGCACAcgtacaagacaaaaacaaaacatgcagaagaaatgt GGTCATGTCGAATATTTATTGAAGTGGAAGGGGTGGCCTCCGaa GTACAGCACATGGGAGCCAGAGGAGCACATTCTAGACCCTCGACTGGTTTTAGCGTTTGAGGAAAA AGAACAGAAAGAAAGGTCAGTGAGGTGGCGCAAAAGAGGCCCAAAACCGAAAAGACTCTTCATGCAG AGAAACATTTACGCGATGGATCTACGCAGCGCACACAAAGATACAGAGAAGTCTTCGGCACATCTGCCGCTCTCGCTTGACCCGAGGTTCCAGTCCACAGGGGCTTGTTTATATCGACAGTTAACCCAccacaagaaaaagaagaaagcttCCAGAGAGACTTCTGAGGAAGAATGGGatagaagagaagaagaagaagatgatgatgatgatgatgagggggtaatggaggaagaagaagaagaagaagaagaagaggacacAAGACATGGAGGAACTAAAACCGGCAGCAACACTTTAAACA AGCGTGTCAGGAGAGGTCGCTGGAGTCCAGCCACTGGGTCAGAGGCAATGACTATATCTCCTTTACCTGAAGACTGGAGTCCAGTTATGGGGCCAGAGGAGGTCATTGTGACAGATATCACCATCAACTCACTGACTGTGACTTTTAGAGAGGCCTTGGTAGCAAGGGGCTTCTTCAGGAGCTGGGAGATGGAGATCTGA
- the cbx7b gene encoding chromobox protein homolog 7 isoform X2: protein MELSAIGEQVFAVESIIKKRFRKGHVEYLLKWKGWPPKYSTWEPEEHILDPRLVLAFEEKEQKERSVRWRKRGPKPKRLFMQRNIYAMDLRSAHKDTEKSSAHLPLSLDPRFQSTGACLYRQLTHHKKKKKASRETSEEEWDRREEEEDDDDDDEGVMEEEEEEEEEEDTRHGGTKTGSNTLNKRVRRGRWSPATGSEAMTISPLPEDWSPVMGPEEVIVTDITINSLTVTFREALVARGFFRSWEMEI from the exons ATGGAACTGTCGGCAATCGGTGAGCAAGTGTTCGCTGTGGAATCAATCATCAAGAAAAGATTTCGAAAG GGTCATGTCGAATATTTATTGAAGTGGAAGGGGTGGCCTCCGaa GTACAGCACATGGGAGCCAGAGGAGCACATTCTAGACCCTCGACTGGTTTTAGCGTTTGAGGAAAA AGAACAGAAAGAAAGGTCAGTGAGGTGGCGCAAAAGAGGCCCAAAACCGAAAAGACTCTTCATGCAG AGAAACATTTACGCGATGGATCTACGCAGCGCACACAAAGATACAGAGAAGTCTTCGGCACATCTGCCGCTCTCGCTTGACCCGAGGTTCCAGTCCACAGGGGCTTGTTTATATCGACAGTTAACCCAccacaagaaaaagaagaaagcttCCAGAGAGACTTCTGAGGAAGAATGGGatagaagagaagaagaagaagatgatgatgatgatgatgagggggtaatggaggaagaagaagaagaagaagaagaagaggacacAAGACATGGAGGAACTAAAACCGGCAGCAACACTTTAAACA AGCGTGTCAGGAGAGGTCGCTGGAGTCCAGCCACTGGGTCAGAGGCAATGACTATATCTCCTTTACCTGAAGACTGGAGTCCAGTTATGGGGCCAGAGGAGGTCATTGTGACAGATATCACCATCAACTCACTGACTGTGACTTTTAGAGAGGCCTTGGTAGCAAGGGGCTTCTTCAGGAGCTGGGAGATGGAGATCTGA
- the xrcc6 gene encoding X-ray repair cross-complementing protein 6, producing the protein MAEWRQYYQNEDDEVEEDEEDSGGDYKISGRDSLVFLVDASKEMFIKAEDGEPSNFDMTMQCVRSVYTSKIISSDKDLVALVFYGTEQSKNPRNSFKHVYVYHDLDSPGSQRVLDIDKLLGEKGVQFAEKTMGSGETSLGEALWCCSNLYSDIKLRLSHKRLMIFTCRDEPHGGDGAKDRQARTKAADLKETGVVIDLMHLTKPGGFDVSLFFCDIVSPPEDESELGLQTEPSRKLEDLQKRVRAKELKKRSQSRLTFSLGEGVNLAVGVYVLARTAVKPSAVKLHRDTNEPVRTKTRYFHAHNGGILLPNDMKRAQVYGKKQIVMEKDEVDEIKKFDDPGLVLMGFKPMDHLKLHYHIRPALFIYPEEEQISGSACVFTALLLKCSEKNVFALCRYIPRRNTPPRFVALVPQREELDQSQTQTTPPGFHVIFLPFADDIRTVDAHEGPRASDEQVDKMKEIVHKLRFKYRSDAFENPVLQQHFRNLEALALNMLEPEPIEDLTMPKVQMMDARLGPLAQEFKDLVYPPDYNPEGKPAAKRKTAESGGGAEKKPKVEMSEEDLKNHVAKNTLGKLTVPVLKDACKQFGIRTTGTKKQELIDALTMHLSK; encoded by the exons ATGGCGGAGTGGAGACAGTACTATCAAAACGAAGACGATGAGGTAGAGGAGGACGAAGAGGATTCTGGAG gTGATTACAAAATCAGTGGCCGCGACAGCCTGGTGTTTTTGGTTGATGCCTCCAAAGAGATGTTCATCAAGGCAGAGGATGGAGAGCCATCAAATTTTGACATGACTATGCAG TGTGTACGTAGTGTGTACACTAGTAAAATCATAAGCAGTGACAAAGACCTGGTCGCTTTGGTGTTCTATGGGACTGAACAGAGCAAGAATCCAAGAAATTCCTTCAAGCATGTCTACGTCTACCATGACTTGGATTCCCCTG GATCTCAACGTGTACTGGATATTGATAAACTGTTGGGTGAAAAAGGAGTTCAATTTGCTGAAAAGACCATGGGCAGTGGCGAAACGTCCCTCGGAGAGGCTCTGTGGTGCTGCTCCAACCTTTACAGTGACATCAAGTTGCGACTGTCACACAAGCGCCTGATGATCTTCACTTGCAGGGATGAACCTCATGGAGGAGACGGTGCTAAAGACAGACAGGCTCGGACAAAGGCTGCTGACCTTAAAGAGACAG GTGTGGTCATAGACTTGATGCACCTTACAAAGCCAGGAGGTTTCGATGTTTCCTTGTTCTTCTGTGACATCGTAAGCCCTCCAGAAGATGAAAGTGAGCTTGGCCTCCAGACTGAACCCTCCAGGAAACTGGAGGACTTGCAGAAGAGGGTCAGGGCTAAAGAGTTAAAGAAAAGATCTCAAAGCAG GTTAACATTCTCTCTCGGAGAAGGTGTCAATCTGGCAGTTGGTGTGTATGTGTTGGCCAGGACTGCCGTCAAACCTTCTGCTGTCAAGCTTCACAGAGATACTAACGAACCAGTGCGCACTAAAACCCGTTACTTCCATGCCCATAATGGCGGGATACTTTTGCCAAATGATATGAAGAGGGCACAG GTTTATGGGAAGAAACAGATCGTGATGGAAAAGGATGAGGTGGATGAGATTAAGAAGTTTGATGATCCAGGTTTGGTTCTGATGGGGTTTAAGCCCATGGACCATCTCAAACTGCACTATCATATACGCCCCGCGCTCTTCATATACCCTGAGGAAGAGCAGATATCAG GAAGCGCCTGTGTGTTTACAGCTCTGCTTTTGAAGTGCAGTGAAAAAAACGTATTTGCATTGTGCAGATACATTCCTCGTCGTAACACTCCACCTCGGTTTGTGGCACTAGTTCCTCAGAGAGAAGAACTGGATCAGAGTCAAACTCAGACAACACCTCCAG GCTTCCATGTGATATTTCTTCCCTTTGCTGATGACATACGCACTGTGGATGCTCATGAGGGTCCCAGAGCGTCTGATGAGCAGGTGGacaagatgaaggagattgtgcACAAGCTCCGCTTTAAATACAG GAGTGATGCATTTGAAAACCCAGTGCTACAACAGCACTTCAGGAACCTGGAGGCTTTGGCTCTGAATATGCTTGAACCCGAGCCCATTGAGGATTTAACAA TGCCCAAGGTACAAATGATGGATGCTCGTCTTGGTCCACTGGCTCAAGAGTTCAAAGATTTAGTCTATCCTCCTGATTATAATCCTGAAGGGAAGCCTGCAGCTAAACGCAAAACTG CTGAATCTGGTGGTGGTGCTGAAAAGAAGCCAAAAGTTGAGATGTCAGAGGAAGATCTGAAAAACCATGTGGCAAAGAACACCTTGGGAAAACTGACAGTGCCTGTGCTAAAGGATGCATGCAAGCAGTTTGGAATACGTACAACAGGAACCAAGAAACAGGAGCTTATAGATGCCCTGACCATGCACCTCtccaaataa